GGCACAATTCCTTGATCGAGCTGACGTCGACCATGCGGTAGTGCAGGTAGGCGTCGAGTTCGGGCATGTCCCGCGTGATGAATCCACGGTCGGTACCGATCGAGTTGCCCGCGAGGGGGACCGCGCCGGCGGTGGTCACATGCTTGCGGATGTAGTCGAGCACCAGCTTCTCGGCTTCGGCGAGGGTGACGGTGGACGCCCGCACCTCCTCGGTGAGACCCGAGGCCGCATGCATCTTGGTCACCACGTCGGGCATCGACGCCAGCGACTCGTCGTCGGCGTGGATCACGACATCGACACCGTCGCCGAGGATGTTGAGGTCGCCGTCGGTCACCAGGGCCGCGATCTCGATGAGTTTGTCCGACTCGAGTCGGAGTCCGGTCATCTCGCAGTCGATCCACACCAGTTTGTCCTGCACCCGACAACCTTAGCCAACCTCGCGCGCGAATCCGCGGGACATCGGCCCCCGAGGTCTATCGTGTGCTCGTGACCGAAGCCTCCAGTCCGGCGCAGCACATCGCCGCCGGATACGCGTTCAGCACCGCCGCACTCGAACTGGGCGCCGTCTCGGTGGCGGGGCAGGTGGATCCCGCGGCGAAGGTCCGAATCCCGCTGTCGATGATGAACCGGCACGGTCTCGTTGCCGGCGCGACCGGGACGGGAAAGACCAAGACGCTGCAGCTCATCGCCGAGCAACTGTCGAGCAACGGCGTTCCTGTCGTCATGGCCGACATCAAGGGCGACCTGTCCGGACTCAGCCGAGCGGGCGTGGGCAACGACAAGATCGCCGAACGCTCCCACCAGACCGGCGACGACTGGCAACCGGCAGCGCACCCGGTCGAGTTCGTCTCGCTGGGTGCGGAGGGAATCGGGGTACCGATCCGTGCGACCATCACCTCGTTCGGGCCGATCCTGCTCAGTAAGGTGTTGGGGCTCAACGCCACCCAGGAGTCGACGCTGGGCCTCATCTTCCACTGGGCGGACAAGAAGGCCTTGCCGCTTCTCGATCTGAAGGATCTGCGGTCGGTCATCGCCTTCCTCACCAGCGACGAGGGCAAGGCCGAACTGAAGGGGATCGGCGGGGTGTCGCGGCAGACCGCCGGCGTGATCCTGCGGGCGCTGTCGAATCTCGAGGCCGACGGCGGTGACACGTTCTTCGGCGAACCCGAGATCGATCCCGCCGACCTCATCCGGACGGCGCCCGACGGACGCGGCATCATCACGTTGTTCGAGCTCGGTACCCAGGCGGCCCGCCCCGCGCTCTTCTCGACCTTCCTCATGTGGATTCTGGCCGATCTGTTCGAGTTCCTGCCGGAGGTGGGCGACCTCGACAAACCGAAGCTGGTCTTCATCTTCGACGAATCGCATCTGCTGTTCGACGACGCGTCGAAAGCCTTCGTGGACCAGGTCGTGCAGACGGTGAAACTGATCCGGTCGAAGGGCGTCGGCGTGTTCTTCTGCTCCCAGCTGCCGACGGACATCCCGAAAGAAGTGTTGTCCCAGCTGGGTGCCCGGATCCAGCACGCGCTGCGCGCCTTCACCCCCGACGACCAGAAGGCGCTGCGTACGACGGTCAAGACCTACCCCGTGTCGGAGGTCTACGACCTCGAGCAGGTGCTGACCTCTCTCGGTACGGGCGAGGCGGTCGTGACCGTGCTGTCCGAGCGCGGTGCGCCGACCCCGGTGGCGTGGACGGTGGTCCGAGCGCCCCGGTCGGCGATGGAGGCGATCGGCGCCGACGCTGTCACCTCGGCGGCGAAAGCCGGGCCGTTGTACGCGAAGTACGGCACGCCCATCGACCGCGAGTCGGCGTACGAGATCCTGGCCGCCAACACCCTCGCACCGGGGGAGCCCGCCGACGCACCGGCACCCGTGCCGCCGACGCCGGCCCCGGAGCCGATGCCGGAGGAGCCAGGGCTCCTGACCGAGGTGCTCACGAGCAAGCCGATGCAGAGTTTCCTGCGATCGGCGGCGAGCGCGGCCGGACGTGAATTCAGTCGCGCGATCTTCGGCACGGGGCGTCGCCGGCGGCGCTGAACGGCGCCCGGACGACTCCTACTCCGCGCTGAACTTGCGGTAGAACCCACCGACGATCGGGGCCACCACCCCGCGCGGTGTGTACCCGCCGGCCACCGACATCGCCTTGGACAGGGTGCCTGGCACGACGCGCATCTTGTTGTGCGCCAAGGCATCCAAGCTCATCTCGGCGACCTTGGCCGAGGAGTGCCACAGGAAGTCCGGGACGACCTTGTCGACGATGGACGCCTCGTCCGGGGTGGGAGTGTGCGTACGCACCGGGCCGGGCGCGAGCAGGGTGACGTGCACGCCCTGCCCGCACACCTCGCCGCGCAGGGACTCGCTGAAGCTGTTCACGAAGGCTTTCGATGCCGCGTACGTCGCGTTGTTGGGAATCGGCATGTTTCCGGCGGCCGACCCGACCATCAGGATGCCGCCCGAGCCGCGCCTGACCATGTGCGGGAGCACCGCCAGGGTGAGGTCGTGGACCGCGTTGACGTTGAGCCGAACCTGCGCGCGTTCGTAGTCGGCGTCGAGGTCGGCGACCGGCCCGAAGGTCGCGATGCCCGCGTTGTTGCAGAGGATCGAGATCTCGCGGCCCGCGAACTCGGCGGCGAGCACTTCCACCTTCGTCGGGTCCGACAGGTCGACCGCGCGGACCTCGACCGAGACCTCGTGTGCCGTGCGGAGTTCGCCGGCTAGTTCCTCGAGAAGGTCGCCCCGACGGGCGACGAGGATGACCGAATGACCCCGGGCGGCCAGCGCGCGTGCGAGTTCCCGTCCGATCCCGGACGAGGCCCCGGTGACGACGGCACGGGCGGTGGCGGAGGGCGGCGGTACCGGCATGTCGCAATGGTAGCCGCCGCCTCTCGCGCCGAGACCGAGCGTCAGTCGATGCCGGCGGCGACCTCGGTGCCCTGCCGGATCGCGCGCTTGGCGTCGAGCTCGCCGGCGTAATCGGCCCCGCCGATCACATGCGTCGTGACCCCGGCCAGCGTCAACGGATCGACCAGATCGCGTACCGACTCCTGGCCCGCGCAGATCACCACGTTGTCGACCTCGAGCACGCGGGTGTCGGTGACGTTGCCCTCGTCGTCGCGGAAGCTCAGATGCAGCCCCTGGTCGTCGATCTTGTCGTAGGTGGCGCCGCTGATCTGCTCGACGCCCTTCATCTTCATCGTCGCGCGATGGACCCAGCCGGTGGTCTTGCCGAGGGACTTGCCCTGCTTACCGACCTTGCGCTGGACCAGGTAGACCTGACGCACCGGCGGAAGCGGCCGCGGCTTGGTGACGAAGCCGGGCTTCTCCGGATCCTCCGTCACGCCCCATTCCTGTTCCCACTCTTTGAGATTCATCGTCGGCGACTCGTCGGTGGTGAGGAACTCGCTGACGTCGAAACCGATGCCGCCGGCACCGATCACGGCCACGCGCTTGCCGATCTCCCGATGTCCGAGCACGGCGTCGGCGTACGACATCGCCATCGGGTGATCGACGCCGGGGAAGCTCGGGATGCGCGGCACGACGCCGGTCGCGACGATCACGTCGTCGAACTTCTCGGCGATGATCTGCTCGGCGTCGGCGCGGGTGTTCAGCCGGACCTCGATACCGAGCACCTCGATCTGACGGGTGAAGTAGCGGATCGTCTCGCTGAACTCCTCCTTGCCGGGAATGCGTGCGGCGATGGAGAACTGGCCGCCGATGGAGTCGCCGCCCTCGAACAGGGTGACCTTGTGGCCGCGCTTGGCGCCGGCGACGGCGGACGACAGGCCGGCCGGGCCCGCGCCGATCACGGCGAGGCGCTTGGCCTTTCGTGTCGGACCCAGGATGAGCGTGGTCTCGCGTCCCGCGATGGGGTTCACCAGGCACGACACGTGTTTGCCCACGAAGGCGTGGTCAAGGCAGGCCTGGTTGCAGCCGATGCAGGTGTTGATCTCGTCGGAACGACCCTCGCGGGCCTTGTTCGCCAGGTGGGGATCGGCAAGGAACGGCCGGGCCATCTGGATGGCGTCGACGCGTCCGTTCGCGAGGATCTCCTCGCCGAGTTCCGGGGTGTTGATGCGGTTGGCCGCGATCAGCGGGATCGAGACCTCGTCGCGGAGCCGTTCGGTGAACTTCACGAATGCCCCGCGCGGCACCGAGGTGACGATGGTGGGAACCTGGGCCTCGTGCCAGCCGATGTCGGTGTTGATGGCGTCGACGCCGTACTGCTCGGCCTTGCGAGCCATCAGCGCGACCTCGTCCCAGGTCTGTCCCTTGCGGATCAGGTCGGCGATCGACTGACGCAGGATCACCGGGTAGTCGCGGGGGACCTGACGGCGGATCTCCTTGATGACCTCGACCAGGAAACGCTGGCGGTTCTCGGTGTTGCCGCCCCATTTGTCGGTGCGGTCGTTGGTGTGAGGGCAGAGGAACTGGTTGATGAGGTAGCCCTCGCCGCCCATGATCTCGATGGCGTCGTAGCCGGCCTTGCGTGCCAGCTTGGCGGACTGCCCGAACGACCTGATGACGTGGCGGATGATCGGCTCGGTCATCTTCAGATGCTTGAAGGGGTGTATCGGCGACGGATCGGTGCCGGGAGCGACCTTGAACGGCGTGTATCCGTAGCGGCCGGCGTGGATCAGCTGCATCGCGATCTTGCCGCCTTCGTCGTGCACGGCCTTGGTCACGCGCTTGTGGCGGGTCATGTCGACGACGTTGGTCATCTTGCCGCCGGCGAAGGCGAGCAAACCCGTCCGGCTGGTGCCGAAGCCGCCGGTGATAATCAGTCCCGCACCGCCTTTGGCGCGTTCGGCGAAGTACGCGGCCAGCTTGTCGGTGTCCCAGAACCGGTCCTCGAGACCGGTGTGCATCGAACCCATGACCAGTCGGTTCTCGATGGTCATGCCGCCGATCTGCAGGGGCGTGAACAGGTGCGGATAGTGCTGGTTCGGTTGTGCCGTCGGGGCTGACATGGCGCGACCTTTCATCTCGGTGAACCTGGGTGGACGGATTTGGCGGTTTCGAAGGTGTTGCGGGACTGGCTAACTCAGCTCTCGGTCAATTCCCGTTCGAGTCCGTGGATGACCTCGTCGCACCATTCGATGTATCCCTGCTCCTGGCGGATGCCGCCGCGGAGGACGAGGTACTGGTGCAGCTTGCGGCCGGTGAGCGTGTCGGGATCGGGGTAGTAGTCGGCCTGGAAGCCGGTGTAGAGCTTCAGTTGCGCGAGGTGCTCGTCGCGGTGGGCCTTGAGTTCGCCGACGATGGCGGCGAGGTCGCCGAACTCCGCGGCCCGCAGCTTCACGCCGATGTCGCTGCGGAGCGGTTGCAGTGGGGTCGGACTCATCGCCCAGTCGGCCAGGGCGTCGCGCCCGGCATCGGAGATCGTGTAGACCTTCTTGTCCGGACGACCGTCCTGACTGATCGACTCGACGCTGACCAGTTCGTCGTCGAGGAGCTTCTTCAGCGTCCGGTAGATCTGCTGATGCGTGGCCGACCAGAAGTAGCCGATGCTGCGGTCGAATTGCTGACCGATCTCATAGCCCGTTCCCGGTCGCTCGGCCAGCGACACCAGAATCGCGTGTTCGAGCGCCATGAGAGCAAGCTAACACTGCAACAACGCACTATGCAACAAGGTGTATATGAGTCGAGTTGCATATCGGCGGCGGCGACGCCGACCGAGGAAGACCCGAAGTGAGGCGTCGTCAGCATCCGTGCCGCACACTGTTCGGCATGGGTGAACCGGAGACGAGGTCTCGGAATCTGCTGTCCTGGAAGCTGACCGACAACGCGGTCGTGGCACCGGAGGAACGGCTGACCTGGCCGCGGACGGTCAGCATCGGTCTGCAGCATGTGGTCGCCATGTTCGGCGCGACCTTCCTCGTCCCGGTGCTGACCGGATTCCCGCCGTCGACGACGCTGTTCTTCTCCGGCGTCGGCACGATTCTGTTCCTGCTGATCACCCGCAACCGCCTGCCCAGTTACCTGGGTTCGAGTTTCGCCATCATCGCGCCGGTGACAGCCGCCGTCGCCTCCGACGGGGCGTCGTCGGCGCTCGGGGGACTCGTGGCGGTCGGCGCACTGCTCGTCGTCATCGGGCTCATCAGTCATTTCGCGGGTGTGCGATGGATCGAGACCCTGATGCCACCTGTCGTGACCGGCGCGATCGTCGCCTTGATCGGGCTCAATCTGGCGCCGGCGGCCAAGAACAACTTCGTCGCCGATCCCGTCCTGGCGACGATCGTGCTGGTGCTGCTGGTGGCCTCCGCGGTGCTGTTCCGCGGGCTGCTCGGTCGCCTGGCGATCTTCCTGAGCGTCGTGGCCGGATATGTCCTCGCGCTGATCCTCGACCGGATCGACAGCGACAACGACTACATCGACACCTCCGCCATCGGCGACGCTGCCTGGATCGGACTGCCCGACTTCCAGACGCCCACGTTCGACCTGGGTGTCCTGCCGTTGTTCCTGCCCGTGGTGCTGGTGCTCGTCGTCGAGAACATCGGCCACGTGAAGTCGGTCGCGATGATGACCGGCAAGGACTACGACGCGACCATGGGTCGGGCGCTGGCCGCGGACGGCGTGGCCACGATGCTGGCCGGCAGCGGCGGTGGGTCGGCCACGACGACCTACGCCGAGAACATCGGTGTGATGTCGGCGACCAAGGTGTACTCGACGGCGGCCTACTGGGTGGCCGGCGGCGCGGCGATCCTGCTCGGACTGTCGCCCAAGGTCGGCGCCGTGATCGCCGCGATCCCCCCTGGCGTGCTCGGCGGTGTCACGACCGCGCTCTACGGTCTGGTCGGTGTCATCGGCGTCCAGATCTGGGTGACCAACAAGGTCGACTTCTCCAAGCCGATAAACCAGTTCACCGCGGCGATCCCACTCATCATCGGCATTGCCGACTACACCTGGCAGGTCGGCGACCTCGTGTTCGCCGGCATCTCGCTGGGCTCGGTCGCGGCACTGGTCATCTATCACTCCATGCGCCTCATCGGCGGGTGGCGGGGGACGGTGGACGTCGGCCGGACGGGCACTCACCACGGCGACGCATAGGTGTCCGACCGACGAACCTCAACTCGACTGATGGACTTCGATCGAGGTCCAGGAGTCGAGTTGAGGTTCGCAGGTGGACGGTCGCGAGGGGACCGGGATGGAACAGACGACTACTCGGAAGCCTGGCGTGTGTTCGAGTCGCGGCTCACCACGGCAGCCGTAGCGGGATGTCGGGAATCGGCCCCGGCAGGTCGATGTCCCCGTCGGCGCGATCGTTGACGAGATAGAGCCACCACAGGGGAGCGGGTGCGCCGACCGGTGGCGGGAGTTCGGCGACGTCGGGCTTGCGAGGGACGTAGAGGTCGGGTTCGGCGCCGACGATGACCTTCACCATGTTCTGGAAGGCCGTGGATTCCGTGTCGTTCCAATAAGCACCGTGGGTGACCAGACCCCCGTCGACTGTGCGCTCGTCGAGCTCGACTGTGCCGGTGTCGAGCCTGATCACGCCGGGCGCGGTGTCGGGGTCGTGGCCGTGCGGGTTCCCGGGAAAGGACTGGACGTAGTGGATCGGGTCGCCCGGGAAGGTCAGCGAGTATCGATCCACGCCGTCGGGATGCGGCGTGTCGTAGATGCCGGTGCCCGCCGACGACGCGTAGATGACGCGGTCGGGGGACAGGCCGAGTTGTTCGGCCGATCCCACGACCGACCCGCCGTAGCTGTGACCGATGTAGGTGGTGGTCGCACCGGGAGCGAGGTGCACGATCTCGGCGTCGAGTTCGGAACCGAACAACTCCAGGCGGTGCGCCATGGCTACGGCGAAGCTCGGACTCGCCGCCGCGCGGAGGTCGGGCGGGAGGTCGCCGTCGAGGTAGAGGAACACCGGTCCGCCGGTGCGTGCCGCGAGTTCGGCTGCGGCCGTGCGGTTGTGGCCGACCACGGTGTCGAGGTTCGTGCCGGTCCCGGGCACGTAAATCGCCGTGTTAGGAGCACCGGGCCGCAGCGACCCGATCATCTCGACGATTCGTCCGCGCGGAGTGTTGACGAAGGTGATGAAGGTCCGCTCGACGAGTCCGTCGTCGCCGCGGGGTGTCTCGTCGGCGATCGGGTCGGGGCGGGGCTCGAGGAGTCCGCGCAGGGTCCGAGCTCTTCGGCCGTGCCCGCGGCCGGCCGACATCTCGTCGAGAAGTGCGTTGCGGATGTTGATTTCGTTGGCCTGGGCGCGGATCGCGAACGGGACACCCGGTAGGTTCCCGATGACATGCGGGTCGGCCTGCACCAGACGTCGGACGTCGTCGGCACCCATCTGTTCGATGACGTCGCGGACCTGGGTCGGCGTGAGCGTCTCCAGCATGCGGACGGCCTGATCCGCGTCCATCTCGGCGCCCCCGGGCAGTGTGACGTCGGGTTGACCCGCCGTCATCGACGCGAGGTCGGCCGCGAACGTCTCGAGTCGTGCACCGTAGCGCTCGTCGAGGGCGTCGACGGTGTCGAGAGCCTCGGCGATGGATTCCGCGAGAAGGGCGGCCTGACCGTCGAAGTCACGCTCAGGATGGGTCACCTCGCCGTCGTCGAAGACGGTGAAGCCCAGCCCCTCTGCTCCCCGGACGACACCAAGTGCGAAGTCGCGGGCGTAGCCGAGGTCGGCGGCGGCATCGGTGGCCTCGTCGGCGATCATCTGCACCACGTTGCGGACCTCGCCGGCATGATCGTGTTCCGCCCAGATGGCCTGGTGCGCAGCATCATGCGTGGCACCCGACCACGTCGAGGCGTCGTCGAAGGCACGCACCGCGCGACCGATGCCGGTGTCGATGCACTCGGCCAGCGTCGAGGCAGCGGACCCGGTGGCGGCGATCGACTGCGGATCCCACGCGCGCAACTGCGAGAGGGTGGGTCGCATCAGCGGTTCCGAAGCGAGCGGAACCGGGTGCCCGACCGCGCGTCGGCGTCTGCCGTCGTCGCGTCGAACGTC
The genomic region above belongs to Gordonia hongkongensis and contains:
- the orn gene encoding oligoribonuclease, with protein sequence MQDKLVWIDCEMTGLRLESDKLIEIAALVTDGDLNILGDGVDVVIHADDESLASMPDVVTKMHAASGLTEEVRASTVTLAEAEKLVLDYIRKHVTTAGAVPLAGNSIGTDRGFITRDMPELDAYLHYRMVDVSSIKELCRRWYPKVYFGQPEKGLAHRALADIRESIRELRYYRAAAFVPAPGPDTDALAEIVKDLGPA
- a CDS encoding helicase HerA-like domain-containing protein, translating into MLVTEASSPAQHIAAGYAFSTAALELGAVSVAGQVDPAAKVRIPLSMMNRHGLVAGATGTGKTKTLQLIAEQLSSNGVPVVMADIKGDLSGLSRAGVGNDKIAERSHQTGDDWQPAAHPVEFVSLGAEGIGVPIRATITSFGPILLSKVLGLNATQESTLGLIFHWADKKALPLLDLKDLRSVIAFLTSDEGKAELKGIGGVSRQTAGVILRALSNLEADGGDTFFGEPEIDPADLIRTAPDGRGIITLFELGTQAARPALFSTFLMWILADLFEFLPEVGDLDKPKLVFIFDESHLLFDDASKAFVDQVVQTVKLIRSKGVGVFFCSQLPTDIPKEVLSQLGARIQHALRAFTPDDQKALRTTVKTYPVSEVYDLEQVLTSLGTGEAVVTVLSERGAPTPVAWTVVRAPRSAMEAIGADAVTSAAKAGPLYAKYGTPIDRESAYEILAANTLAPGEPADAPAPVPPTPAPEPMPEEPGLLTEVLTSKPMQSFLRSAASAAGREFSRAIFGTGRRRRR
- the cmrA gene encoding mycolate reductase (Catalyzes the final step in mycolic acid biosynthesis.), with product MPVPPPSATARAVVTGASSGIGRELARALAARGHSVILVARRGDLLEELAGELRTAHEVSVEVRAVDLSDPTKVEVLAAEFAGREISILCNNAGIATFGPVADLDADYERAQVRLNVNAVHDLTLAVLPHMVRRGSGGILMVGSAAGNMPIPNNATYAASKAFVNSFSESLRGEVCGQGVHVTLLAPGPVRTHTPTPDEASIVDKVVPDFLWHSSAKVAEMSLDALAHNKMRVVPGTLSKAMSVAGGYTPRGVVAPIVGGFYRKFSAE
- a CDS encoding NADPH-dependent 2,4-dienoyl-CoA reductase gives rise to the protein MSAPTAQPNQHYPHLFTPLQIGGMTIENRLVMGSMHTGLEDRFWDTDKLAAYFAERAKGGAGLIITGGFGTSRTGLLAFAGGKMTNVVDMTRHKRVTKAVHDEGGKIAMQLIHAGRYGYTPFKVAPGTDPSPIHPFKHLKMTEPIIRHVIRSFGQSAKLARKAGYDAIEIMGGEGYLINQFLCPHTNDRTDKWGGNTENRQRFLVEVIKEIRRQVPRDYPVILRQSIADLIRKGQTWDEVALMARKAEQYGVDAINTDIGWHEAQVPTIVTSVPRGAFVKFTERLRDEVSIPLIAANRINTPELGEEILANGRVDAIQMARPFLADPHLANKAREGRSDEINTCIGCNQACLDHAFVGKHVSCLVNPIAGRETTLILGPTRKAKRLAVIGAGPAGLSSAVAGAKRGHKVTLFEGGDSIGGQFSIAARIPGKEEFSETIRYFTRQIEVLGIEVRLNTRADAEQIIAEKFDDVIVATGVVPRIPSFPGVDHPMAMSYADAVLGHREIGKRVAVIGAGGIGFDVSEFLTTDESPTMNLKEWEQEWGVTEDPEKPGFVTKPRPLPPVRQVYLVQRKVGKQGKSLGKTTGWVHRATMKMKGVEQISGATYDKIDDQGLHLSFRDDEGNVTDTRVLEVDNVVICAGQESVRDLVDPLTLAGVTTHVIGGADYAGELDAKRAIRQGTEVAAGID
- a CDS encoding PadR family transcriptional regulator yields the protein MALEHAILVSLAERPGTGYEIGQQFDRSIGYFWSATHQQIYRTLKKLLDDELVSVESISQDGRPDKKVYTISDAGRDALADWAMSPTPLQPLRSDIGVKLRAAEFGDLAAIVGELKAHRDEHLAQLKLYTGFQADYYPDPDTLTGRKLHQYLVLRGGIRQEQGYIEWCDEVIHGLERELTES
- a CDS encoding uracil-xanthine permease family protein, which encodes MGEPETRSRNLLSWKLTDNAVVAPEERLTWPRTVSIGLQHVVAMFGATFLVPVLTGFPPSTTLFFSGVGTILFLLITRNRLPSYLGSSFAIIAPVTAAVASDGASSALGGLVAVGALLVVIGLISHFAGVRWIETLMPPVVTGAIVALIGLNLAPAAKNNFVADPVLATIVLVLLVASAVLFRGLLGRLAIFLSVVAGYVLALILDRIDSDNDYIDTSAIGDAAWIGLPDFQTPTFDLGVLPLFLPVVLVLVVENIGHVKSVAMMTGKDYDATMGRALAADGVATMLAGSGGGSATTTYAENIGVMSATKVYSTAAYWVAGGAAILLGLSPKVGAVIAAIPPGVLGGVTTALYGLVGVIGVQIWVTNKVDFSKPINQFTAAIPLIIGIADYTWQVGDLVFAGISLGSVAALVIYHSMRLIGGWRGTVDVGRTGTHHGDA